CTGGTGGCTGTCCTTGACGTACATCTGCAGTCAGCGGCGTGTGGCAGAGTATGCGCTCCATGCGGCCGTCACGGGGCATTGTCAGGTTGCGGGCGGCGTGTAGAGGAGCTGCTCTGTACGTAGTGTGCTGTGCCGGGTCATTTTTGCACATGAACGGAGGGTTTTGGTGAGGTTGTAATCTCAGGGAAGGACATGGACATGGGAGCGTGGGGAGCCCTCGGAGGAGTCGGAGTCGGAGCTCCCCCAGGGTGGTCCCGTCCCGAGGATCTCGGCTAGACTAACGGAAGAGCGGAAGAACGGAAGAACGGGAACGTCGGCAAATTAGGGCCGACCTTGTTCAGTGTGGTATGAGGTGCATGTAACTTTTGTATATACTGTATGCACCTCATGTATCCATGCTCGCAACAGCTACATCACCACCGACCTTCATGCCTCGACAGCCGGTGCCTCATCTACGCGAGACCTCACCAGATCAACCGTCGCACAATGGAACGACCCTCCAATACTGTTCACATGGGTGAACGGCACCAGGATTGGCTTGAAGCCCAGAGTCGTGAGCCATGATGCGAACTCCGTCTCGTTCGCCTCGATCAGTACCCGCTCCTCGTCAAGACTGAGTGCGTTGAGCATCAGCCATGGGGTACACATGTACAAAGGTGGCTGGGTGGGCTGGCGTGCTTTTGGCACCATGGGGCAAGCCAGCAGTTCCCAGTCATGGAACACTTCGTGCCGTCGCAGCTCGTGCTCGGAGATGCGTTCTGGATGATACACCATCAGGCCTCGACGTAAGGGCAACAAGGTCGCATCTATATGCATGGCGTGCTCGTCTGTCGTCTTGAGAATCTCGACCGAATATCCTGCCGGCACAACGGCTCGCAGATAGTCGACACCTCTGCGGTTGGTAACATGGCTCAGCTGCCCGATAATGACCTTGCCGAATCGCATAAAGTCGGCTGCATCGAAGGCTGGCCTGGAGTTGTTGATCGACCACCGAGAAGCGCCGACTCCGGTGCCACTATCTGTGCCACTGTCCAGCGTGCCACTGTACAACGTGTCCTGGCCAGTGATCAATGGTGCACGACAGATCGTGGCGCCGGAATCTCCCATGCTGAGCTGGGATAGGATCCCCGAATATCCCAAAGTAATCTCATGACGACGGCAACGCCACGCAAACGGAGCCTCTATCAGGGCTGATCCCACACTCATGAGGCCGTCTCGAGGCATTGACCCGGTATAGCCCTGCGCCTTGAGCCAGTTGACTTTCTCTGGCCGATAAACGCGGATTCCTTCGTTCTGCAAGATGCTCGCTAGGTTGTCCAGCTCCTCTTGGGCTCGGGCGAGTATGGCAGGCGGGAACGGATTCGAGGGCCTGAACTCCCTCACGTATTTCGAAGGCATAGTTGCTGCCATCATATGCAGAGGTTCAGATGGAAATGCAGAGTCTTCTGCCCTACCCACGATGACCGATCGAAGAGGCGACCATTCATCCTCTGCGAAGACAAGAAGTGGTTGTGGTGTCGCCATACTCAAAATGCGAAGTCTGGAACAAGATCGTGTGAACGCAATTGGACGCTGGCGTAATGACATGAGGACAAAACCGCTGCCCGAAAGCCCGGGAAGCTTGAGATATTGACTGTGTTGCCTTTAGGGGCGCATCGAGCCGATCTACAGATACTATCCGTGATTTACATTGGCGGAGTACTCACGTGCCGCAGGACGGTTCGTTTTGAATGGACTCAGGAAAGGACGCCTGCCAACAGAGACCTGTAGCACTTCACGCGATCATTGCAGATGGGTAGTCTGCGTACCACCGTAACAGATTGGCAAAAGGTCGACGTGCGCAGCTACCCTTGGCCTATTCCGGCGGCGTCCAGCAGCTTGTCGGTGCCTCCAAGGACGGGCGGTCTATTACGTGTAATGTCCCGGATCCACGACAGACTGGGGTAACTGAAGCCTGTACCACGTCAAGGCATTCCCCACTTGTACAGCGTCGAGCTGCAGACAAACTCGCCGCGATGACCGCGTATTGTACCGAGCACGATCGCCACTGCGACTGAATGGGACCGGGCAATTTTGAGGCAATTTCCATCCAATTCAGTTGAGGGGCCAAAGCGAGATCGGATTGGTATCCTCTGATGGACTGATTGTTGTGGAGTCAGACGTTAACACGACGCCACGCACTTGCAGCGTGCTTGCGTGCTCAACGCAGTGTTGTCCGCAGCCCGAGACGATCATTGGAGCAAGACGGTCGGGTTTCGCAGTCACAGCAGCCAAAATGAGCGTCGATCTGAAAGGTAGCATGAAGGCCGAACACTGGCAAGGCATCATGAGCTAATACCTGGGACTACACGGAAGGCCTTTATACAAAACAAGACTGTACAGCCTCCGTAGCCATCACTCATGGCCCCCGAGATCCCAAGCTAATACGCGACGCTAATCCCGTCTCCCATTCTCTGACTGCCCGGACCTTGGCAGCTTGTCAAACCCCACTATCAGTTTGTCGTTGACATCTGGGCTCATTGGCATGTTCCGGCCAGGATACTCCTACTCGTCAACAATTGACGTTGTGTATCGGGAGTAGATTGTCACTAGCGACATGCGAATCACTACTCACGTCAAAGTAATGTCAGCACTCGTTCCTCGGTGTCACAATACGTGAGTCGCTTACACTCTGTTGCAAGATGTTGCCCAATGCAACGTCGGCTGCCAGCGCCAAAAGCAAAGAACCACTTCTTTGCTGTCGCAATGTCGTTGCATCCATAGTCAAGCCATCGTTTCGGGCTCCAAGTCAGTGGGTCTGGGTATGCATCTGGATCACGATGAAGACACCAGCCAAAACTGCATGACCGCGTTCCAGGAGGCACTCTCTGGAGGATCCCAACACTACAATAGCGATCTGCGGGTGTCACTCGGGGGTCTGCGTTGGGGGATGTGTTGCGGAGCCTCAAGCCCTCTCGAATCACAGCGTTCAACAACGGCAGTTGCTCACACAACTGTGTATCGGGTATGTCTGCTGGGCGCTGATGGTCTTGCAGTGGATTCGATATGGACCGCAGTTCCTCTCCGAGCTCAGACTGGATTTCTGAGTGGTGCGAAATCTCGTAGATCGCGTACGCAAGGACAGTGGCAAATGCTTCGGCGGTGAATGCTGCGCCGCAACGGGTCGAATCAGCTCTGTGATATGGTGCCATTCGCAGTTTGCAACTTACCAATATGGTCGAAACATTCGCTCGCAAGTTCACGGCGTTGAGCTTCAGTCATCTCGAAACTCTTCCCTGCATTCGCGAAAGGCTTTGCCAGGTCCTGTCGCACAGCGTCATACAGGACTGGGAGGTGTCCAGCTTCGAATAGTTGTCCTTGGTCCTGCCTCTTCAGCGCCTCTTCGGCAGAGTCGACCTTGCATAATGCCCATGCCTCGAACTCCCGACGTGCAGAAGCCCTTTTCGCTGATACAAGAGGCAGGTCGAGCACGCAGAGATACTTTGTGAGTTTTGGATGATCTCTCAGCCAGAACAAAGATTGGTCGTTTGGAAAGGCAACCAGAAATTGTTTCAACCACTCGTTCCGGGATGCCTCGTTGGTTATCAAGTCGAGTGCAAGCGGGACGCCAAAAGCGAACGCGGTCGTGCAGTCAAGAATGATCGACTGCGCAAGCGGGACAACGTTTACTGCGCATTTGGGGGACTCGCTGGTACGTTCAAGCACAGGAATCACCCGATTCACCATCAGATTCCGCATTATTTCCCGAATGTGACTCGAAGAGGCGATAAATGCTCGGTTATGCACGCCTCGTATGCGTCTGTGGCGGCGCCGGTGCTCGGAGGTGAATGTGTTCAAGCATCTAC
This genomic window from Fulvia fulva chromosome 4, complete sequence contains:
- a CDS encoding L-arginine:L-lysine amidinotransferase → MATPQPLLVFAEDEWSPLRSVIVGRAEDSAFPSEPLHMMAATMPSKYVREFRPSNPFPPAILARAQEELDNLASILQNEGIRVYRPEKVNWLKAQGYTGSMPRDGLMSVGSALIEAPFAWRCRRHEITLGYSGILSQLSMGDSGATICRAPLITGQDTLYSGTLDSGTDSGTGVGASRWSINNSRPAFDAADFMRFGKVIIGQLSHVTNRRGVDYLRAVVPAGYSVEILKTTDEHAMHIDATLLPLRRGLMVYHPERISEHELRRHEVFHDWELLACPMVPKARQPTQPPLYMCTPWLMLNALSLDEERVLIEANETEFASWLTTLGFKPILVPFTHVNSIGGSFHCATVDLVRSRVDEAPAVEA